In one Gossypium hirsutum isolate 1008001.06 chromosome D09, Gossypium_hirsutum_v2.1, whole genome shotgun sequence genomic region, the following are encoded:
- the LOC107892240 gene encoding terpene synthase 10, which translates to MAFSLVTAVPSSSFIRLHTKGTSNRSNVNNLGVVRASKSVAKANDSDQKIVRRSANYHPPTWEYDYIQSLKSDYLGESFNEQAIRLLGEVRMMLEKVMDPLEKLELIDTLQRLGLSYHFQDETKRILEDIHIRADQSKALWKEGNLYATALEFRLLRQHGYNLTEEVFSGFMDEMGNFKSSLCEDCKGLLNLYEASHLSMEDEGILDTARHFAAKQLQQYLKQKKLDEYVRMLVEHALELPLHWRVSRLEARWFIDVYEKREKRNPILLELAKLDFNIVQAVYQDDLIYASKWWRDIGLGEKLPFARDMLMENFLWTVGIAFDPHFGNLRRTLTKIIALITSIDDVYDVYGTLDELELFTQAVERWDINAMELLPEYMKICFFALYNSINEIAFDNLKEHGFHTIPLLKKAWAELCKAYLVEAKWYYSGYIPTLNEYMDNAWISIAVPLVLSHIFSSPNLTTKECLEYWKEDSNLIYCSAIIFRLADDLGTSMDELKRGDVPKSIQCYMHETGCSEVEAHEHVKKLIDATWKRMNGEYLMSQSPLSLPFKHITLNLVRIAQCMYQYGDNHGIEDQKTNDHVLLLLVLSIP; encoded by the exons ATGGCCTTTAGTCTCGTAACTGCAGTTCCTAGCAGCAGTTTCATCAGATTGCACACGAAAGGCACCTCCAACAGATCAAATGTCAACAACTTGGGTGTTGTTCGAGCCTCCAAATCTGTTGCTAAAGCCAATGATTCGGATCAAAAAATTGTTAGACGGTCTGCTAATTACCATCCTCCTACTTGGGAGTACGATTATATTCAGTCGCTCAAGAGTGACTATCtg GGGGAATCATTTAATGAACAAGCAATCAGACTTCTGGGCGAAGTGAGAATGATGCTTGAGAAAGTTATGGACCCTTTAGAGAAGCTTGAGCTGATCGATACCTTGCAGAGGCTCGGTTTATCTTATCATTTTCAGGATGAAACCAAGAGGATTTTGGAGGATATCCATATAAGGGCTGATCAGAGCAAGGCTTTATGGAAGGAAGGCAACTTATATGCTACAGCACTTGAATTTAGACTCCTAAGGCAGCATGGTTATAATTTAACTGAAG AGGTTTTCTCCGGTTTCATGGACGAGATGGGGAATTTCAAGTCGAGTCTTTGTGAGGACTGCAAAGGGCTTCTAAACTTGTATGAAGCTTCACACCTTTCCATGGAGGATGAAGGTATCTTAGACACTGCAAGGCATTTCGCAGCTAAACAGCTTCAACAATATCTGAAACAAAAGAAATTAGATGAATATGTTAGGATGCTAGTGGAGCATGCCTTGGAACTTCCTCTACATTGGAGGGTGTCAAGGTTAGAAGCCAGGTGGTTTATAGATGTGTAcgagaaaagagagaaaagaaatccTATTCTTTTGGAGCTCGCTAAATTGGATTTTAATATTGTGCAAGCAGTGTACCAGGATGATCTAATATACGCTTCCAA GTGGTGGAGGGATATAGGTCTGGGAGAAAAGCTACCCTTTGCAAGAGACATGTTGATGGAAAACTTTCTATGGACAGTAGGCATTGCATTTGATCCTCATTTTGGGAACCTTAGAAGAACTCTAACAAAGATTATCGCATTAATAACAAGTATTGATGATGTGTATGATGTGTATGGTACATTGGACGAGTTAGAGCTCTTCACTCAAGCTGTTGAGAG ATGGGATATAAATGCAATGGAGCTTCTCCCAGAATATATGAAGATATGTTTCTTTGCTCTTTACAACTCCATAAACGAAATAGCATTTGATAATCTCAAGGAACATGGATTTCATACCATTCCTTTATTGAAGAAAGCG TGGGCAGAGTTATGCAAAGCTTACTTAGTGGAGGCAAAGTGGTATTACAGTGGATACATACCAACATTAAACGAGTATATGGATAATGCATGGATTTCTATTGCGGTTCCCTTAGTGCTATCACATATTTTTTCCTCACCAAATCTAACAACAAAGGAGTGCTTGGAGTACTGGAAGGAAGATTCCAATCTAATTTATTGCTCGGCCATAATTTTCCGACTTGCTGATGATCTTGGGACATCAATG GATGAACTTAAAAGAGGTGATGTCCCCAAATCTATCCAATGTTACATGCATGAAACTGGTTGTTCTGAAGTGGAAGCTCATGAGCATGTAAAGAAGTTAATTGATGCAACATGGAAAAGGATGAATGGAGAATATCTAATGTCTCAATCCCCCTTATCTCTTCCGTTTAAACATATTACATTGAACCTAGTAAGGATTGCTCAATGCATGTACCAATACGGTGACAACCATGGGATTGAAGATCAAAAGACTAATGATCATGTATTATTACTACTCGTTTTATCTATTCCTTAG